Proteins encoded by one window of Musa acuminata AAA Group cultivar baxijiao chromosome BXJ2-9, Cavendish_Baxijiao_AAA, whole genome shotgun sequence:
- the LOC135622444 gene encoding laccase-22-like, which yields MESSSSWKALLLAVFFLLPLLAQGMTRHYKFDVVEKSFTRLCSTKSIVTVNGQFPGPTLYAREDDTVVVKVVNRVKVNVTIHWHGVRQLRTGWADGPAYITQCPIQPGQSYVYNFTLAGQRGTLLWHAHISWQRATVHGAIVILPKRGVAYPFFPTPHKEVVLVLAEWWRSDVEAVIDEAMNSGRAPNVSDAHTINGHAGPVSGCASSAQDGLTVRVDKGKTYLFRIINAALNEDLFFKVAGHQLTVVEVDATYTKPFTTDTLLITPGQTTNVLLTADQGAGRYLVAASPFADSPLVAVDNRTATATVQYASSVSASAVVTTTKPPPQNATPVASSFVDALRSLNSKQYPAKVPLMVDRSLLFTVGLGVNPCATCTNGSRVVADINNVTFVMPTTALLQAHYFNTSGVFTDDFPGQPPIAFNYTGSGPSNMQTMNGTRLYRLPFNASVQLVLQDTGVIGPESHPIHLHGYNFFVVGRGVGNYDPQTSPSKFNLVDPVERNTIGVPTGGWTAIRFRADNPGVWFLHCHFEVHTSWGLKMAFVVDDGKGTNESLLPPPSDFPAC from the exons ATGGAGTCTTCTTCTTCGTGGAAGGCTCTACTCCTCGCGGTGTTCTTCCTGCTTCCTTTGCTGGCACAGGGAATGACTCGACACTACAAGTTCGAT GTGGTGGAGAAGAGCTTCACTCGGCTCTGCTCCACCAAGTCCATCGTCACCGTGAACGGCCAATTCCCGGGGCCAACTCTCTACGCAAGAGAGGACGACACGGTGGTGGTCAAGGTCGTCAACCGCGTCAAGGTCAACGTTACCATCCACTG GCATGGAGTTAGGCAGCTGAGGACGGGATGGGCCGACGGACCGGCATACATCACCCAGTGCCCGATTCAGCCAGGCCAAAGCTACGTCTACAACTTCACCCTCGCGGGGCAGCGAGGCACTCTCCTGTGGCACGCCCACATCTCATGGCAGAGAGCTACGGTTCATGGCGCCATCGTCATCCTCCCCAAGCGCGGTGTTGCGTATCCCTTCTTCCCCACGCCTCATAAAGAGGTGGTGCTGGTCTTGG CGGAATGGTGGAGATCGGACGTCGAAGCTGTGATAGACGAAGCCATGAACTCGGGTCGTGCCCCCAATGTGTCCGATGCCCACACCATCAATGGCCATGCGGGGCCCGTCTCCGGTTGTGCTTCTTCAGCTCAGG ATGGGTTGACGGTGCGGGTGGATAAGGGCAAGACTTACCTGTTCCGCATCATCAACGCAGCACTCAACGAGGACCTCTTCTTCAAGGTCGCCGGGCATCAGCTCACCGTCGTGGAGGTGGACGCCACTTACACCAAGCCCTTCACCACCGACACTCTGCTCATCACTCCCGGCCAAACCACGAACGTCCTCCTCACCGCCGACCAAGGCGCCGGCAGATACCTGGTCGCTGCCTCCCCTTTCGCGGACTCGCCGCTGGTCGCGGTGGACAACAGGACGGCTACGGCCACCGTGCAGTACGCCAGCAGCGTATCCGCCTCCGCTGTGGTCACCACCACCAAACCTCCTCCTCAGAACGCCACCCCCGTGGCGTCCAGCTTCGTCGACGCCCTCCGCAGCCTCAACTCGAAGCAGTACCCCGCGAAGGTACCACTGATGGTGGATCGCTCCCTTCTCTTCACCGTGGGCCTCGGAGTGAACCCATGCGCGACCTGCACCAACGGGAGCCGAGTGGTGGCGGACATCAACAACGTGACCTTCGTGATGCCGACGACGGCGCTCCTCCAGGCGCATTACTTCAACACGAGCGGGGTGTTCACCGATGATTTCCCGGGGCAACCGCCTATAGCTTTCAACTACACCGGCAGCGGCCCGAGCAACATGCAGACGATGAACGGGACGAGGCTCTACCGCCTGCCTTTCAACGCTTCGGTGCAACTTGTTCTGCAGGACACCGGCGTGATAGGACCGGAGAGCCACCCCATCCATCTACACGGCTACAACTTCTTCGTGGTGGGAAGGGGCGTCGGCAACTACGACCCCCAAACATCTCCCTCCAAGTTCAACCTCGTCGACCCGGTCGAGCGAAACACCATCGGCGTTCCCACGGGAGGATGGACGGCCATTAGATTCAGGGCGGACAACCCAG GTGTTTGGTTCCTGCACTGTCATTTTGAGGTGCACACGTCGTGGGGGCTAAAGATGGCGTTCGTGGTGGACGACGGCAAGGGCACCAACGAGTCGCTGCTGCCACCACCGAGCGATTTCCCAGCTTGTTAG
- the LOC135622443 gene encoding coronatine-insensitive protein homolog 1b-like, which yields MERPTLNRVMSFAISDLALEFVLGHVDDPRDREAVSLVCKKWYQIDALSRKHVTIAICYSTSPERLRRRFPNLESLKLKGKPRAAMFNLIPEDWGGYAGPWVREIAKAFNCLKSLHLRRMIVKDDDIGVLVKARGHMLESLKLDKCSGFSTDALFLVARSCRCLRTLFLEESSITENDGKWVHEIAINNSVLETLNFYMTELRVTPQDLELLAKNCRSLVSLKISECDISDLVNFFRIATSLEEFGGGSFNDQVGEVDSYKKIQFPPKLCCIGLIYMGKNEMDILFPFAAALKKLDLQYTFLSTEDHCQLIQRCPNLEVLEVRNVIGDRGLEVVAQTCKKLRRLRIERGDDEQGLEDEQGRVSQVGLSTLAQGCLELEYLAVYVSDITNAALECIGNFSKNLCDFRLVLLDREERITDLPLDNGVRALLRGCTQLRRLAVYLRPGGLSDVGLGYIGEYSNNVRWILMGNVGESDRGMQLFSRGCPRLQKLELRSCCFSERALAMAALQLPSLRYLWVQGYVASPTGRDLLAMARDFWNIEFIPPRQDADGIEDRRGNIESQAQILAYYSLAGKRTDCPETVIPLYPA from the exons ATGGAGCGGCCGACCTTGAATAGGGTGATGAGCTTTGCGATATCTGATTTGGCGTTGGAGTTCGTGCTGGGGCACGTGGACGACCCGCGTGACCGGGAGGCCGTGTCGCTGGTGTGCAAGAAGTGGTACCAGATCGACGCCCTCTCGCGGAAGCATGTCACCATCGCTATCTGCTACTCCACCAGTCCCGAGCGGCTGCGGCGGAGGTTCCCCAACCTCGAGTCCCTCAAGCTCAAGGGGAAGCCCCGGGCCGCCATGTTCAATCTCATTCCTGAAGACTGGGGTGGGTATGCCGGGCCTTGGGTCAGGGAGATCGCCAAGGCATTCAATTGCCTCAAGTCGCTGCACCTCCGGCGGATGATCGTCAAGGACGACGATATCGGCGTGCTGGTCAAGGCCAGGGGTCATATGCTCGAGTCGCTCAAGCTCGACAAGTGCTCTGGCTTCTCCACAGATGCCCTCTTCCTGGTTGCGCGTTCGTGCAG ATGCCTTAGAACATTGTTTTTGGAAGAAAGCTCAATTACTGAGAATGATGGCAAATGGGTTCATGAAATTGCTATTAATAATTCTGTGCTTGAGACTTTGAATTTCTATATGACAGAACTCAGAGTTACACCACAGGACCTCGAGTTACTTGCTAAGAATTGCAGGTCCTTGGTTTCCTTGAAGATCAGTGAATGTGACATTTCTGATTTGGTTAATTTTTTCCGCATTGCAACGTCATTGGAAGAGTTTGGCGGGGGTTCATTCAATGATCAAGTTGGAGAGGTTGATAGTTATAAGAAGATCCAGTTTCCTCCCAAGCTATGTTGCATAGGCCTCATCTATATGGGGAAGAATGAAATGGACATATTATTTCCATTTGCTGCTGCACTTAAGAAGCTGGACTTGCAGTATACATTTCTCAGCACTGAGGATCATTGTCAGCTGATCCAACGTTGTCCAAATCTGGAAGTTCTTGAG GTGAGGAATGTGATTGGTGATAGAGGATTAGAGGTTGTCGCTCAGACATGTAAGAAACTCCGAAGGCTCAGAATAGAACGAGGGGATGATGAACAGGGTCTAGAGGATGAACAGGGTCGGGTTTCCCAGGTTGGTCTGTCGACTCTAGCACAGGGATGCCTTGAATTGGAATACCTGGCAGTATATGTCTCCGATATCACAAATGCAGCTCTTGAGTGTATTGGCAATTTCAGCAAAAACCTATGCGATTTTCGTCTTGTTTTACTCGACAGAGAAGAGAGGATAACAGACTTGCCCCTTGACAATGGGGTCCGTGCTCTGCTGAGAGGATGCACCCAGCTCAGGAGACTTGCTGTTTATCTGAGACCTGGAGGTCTCTCAGACGTAGGTCTCGGTTACATTGGCGAATATAGCAACAACGTACGGTGGATACTGATGGGTAATGTTGGGGAATCCGACCGTGGAATGCAGCTGTTTTCACGGGGATGCCCACGCCTGCAAAAGCTAGAGCTGAGGAGCTGCTGTTTTAGCGAGCGTGCTTTAGCCATGGCAGCTTTGCAGCTACCTTCCTTGAGATATCTATGGGTTCAGGGATACGTTGCATCCCCTACGGGCCGCGACCTTTTGGCCATGGCGCGTGACTTCTGGAACATAGAATTTATACCTCCGAGACAGGATGCCGATGGAATCGAAGACAGGCGAGGCAATATCGAGAGTCAGGCTCAAATTCTGGCTTACTACTCTCTTGCTGGAAAACGAACAGATTGCCCAGAGACCGTGATACCTCTGTATCCAGCCTGA